In Poecilia reticulata strain Guanapo linkage group LG1, Guppy_female_1.0+MT, whole genome shotgun sequence, one genomic interval encodes:
- the acyp2 gene encoding acylphosphatase-2 isoform X3, translating to MLLLCVLIFCGFRFVMSEEKLISVDFEIFGNVQGVCFRMYTEDQGRALGLGGWVKNTRQGTVIGQIQGPAQQVNSMKLWLKNVGSPSSRIDRAVFSNERDISKLEVQGFSTRY from the exons atgctgctgctctgtgttctgATATTCTGTGGCTTTCGCTTCGTCATGTCTGAGGAGAAACTGATTTCAGTCGACTTTGAGATTTTCGGGAATGTGCAGG GTGTTTGCTTCAGGATG TACACCGAGGATCAGGGCCGCGCTCTGGGACTGGGCGGCTGGGTGAAGAACACCCGACAGGGGACGGTGATCGGCCAGATCCAGGGACCGGCTCAGCAGGTCAACAGCAT gaAACTTTGGTTGAAGAACGTCGGCAGTCCGAGTTCTCGGATTGACCGAGCCGTTTTCTCCAATGAGAGAGACATTTCTAAACTGGAGGTCCAGGGCTTCTCCACTCGctactga
- the acyp2 gene encoding acylphosphatase-2 isoform X4, with amino-acid sequence MCRYTEDQGRALGLGGWVKNTRQGTVIGQIQGPAQQVNSMKLWLKNVGSPSSRIDRAVFSNERDISKLEVQGFSTRY; translated from the exons ATGTGCAGG TACACCGAGGATCAGGGCCGCGCTCTGGGACTGGGCGGCTGGGTGAAGAACACCCGACAGGGGACGGTGATCGGCCAGATCCAGGGACCGGCTCAGCAGGTCAACAGCAT gaAACTTTGGTTGAAGAACGTCGGCAGTCCGAGTTCTCGGATTGACCGAGCCGTTTTCTCCAATGAGAGAGACATTTCTAAACTGGAGGTCCAGGGCTTCTCCACTCGctactga
- the acyp2 gene encoding acylphosphatase-2 isoform X1 — translation MKNPKRFPRYGRQVISDITSCISDHDITFLKPPFFSMQTSLHDGSSVFSPSFGSDTEEKNISVLQYTEDQGRALGLGGWVKNTRQGTVIGQIQGPAQQVNSMKLWLKNVGSPSSRIDRAVFSNERDISKLEVQGFSTRY, via the exons ATGAAGAACCCTAAAAGATTCCCAAGGTATGGAAGACAGGTGATctctgacatcacttcctgcatCTCAGACCATGACATCACTTTTCTAAAACCTCCTTTCTTTAGCATGCAAACATCTCTACATGATGGCTCTTCTGTCTTCTCTCCTTCATTCGGCTCagacactgaggaaaaaaacatctcagtgCTGCAG TACACCGAGGATCAGGGCCGCGCTCTGGGACTGGGCGGCTGGGTGAAGAACACCCGACAGGGGACGGTGATCGGCCAGATCCAGGGACCGGCTCAGCAGGTCAACAGCAT gaAACTTTGGTTGAAGAACGTCGGCAGTCCGAGTTCTCGGATTGACCGAGCCGTTTTCTCCAATGAGAGAGACATTTCTAAACTGGAGGTCCAGGGCTTCTCCACTCGctactga
- the acyp2 gene encoding acylphosphatase-2 isoform X2 has translation MLLLCVLIFCGFRFVMSEEKLISVDFEIFGNVQGDSDPVSYWLTDRLCSGSQYTEDQGRALGLGGWVKNTRQGTVIGQIQGPAQQVNSMKLWLKNVGSPSSRIDRAVFSNERDISKLEVQGFSTRY, from the exons atgctgctgctctgtgttctgATATTCTGTGGCTTTCGCTTCGTCATGTCTGAGGAGAAACTGATTTCAGTCGACTTTGAGATTTTCGGGAATGTGCAGG GTGACTCAGACCCAGTCAGCTACTGGCTGACAGACCGACTGTGTTCTGGTTCCCAGTACACCGAGGATCAGGGCCGCGCTCTGGGACTGGGCGGCTGGGTGAAGAACACCCGACAGGGGACGGTGATCGGCCAGATCCAGGGACCGGCTCAGCAGGTCAACAGCAT gaAACTTTGGTTGAAGAACGTCGGCAGTCCGAGTTCTCGGATTGACCGAGCCGTTTTCTCCAATGAGAGAGACATTTCTAAACTGGAGGTCCAGGGCTTCTCCACTCGctactga